The genomic region CGCCGTCAGCTGTTGGCCGCGATCGATCAGGCCCAGCGCGTGGCCGAGCAATCAGGCGCCGTGGCCGACTACCGCAAGCAACAGCTCAAGGCCTTCTCGCTGCTCACGTCTGGCAATACCAAAGCTGCCTTCGACCTGCAGGCCGAACCCCAAGCGGTACGCGATAAGTACGGGCCGGGTATCAATTCGACGTCGATGCTGTTGGCTCGTCGGCTCGTCGAAGTAGGCGTGCCCTTTGTCACTGTGTTTTGGAAAGGGGACAAAGAACTCGACACGCTCTGCAAGAGTGGCGGCGGTTGGGATACGCACGGTAACAACTTCAATTGCCTGAAAGATCGCCTCCTGCCCGAATTCGACCGCCCCTACGCGGCCTTGCTTGACGATTTGCACCAGCGCGGCATGCTGGAAGAAACTCTGGTCATCGTCTCTAGCGAAATGGGCCGCAAACCACGCGTGGGCGATCCGCGGTCGGGCGGCAACAGTGGCGCGGGACGCGACCATTGGACGCACTGTATGTCGGTGCTGTTGGCCGGCGGCGGCATTCGTGGCGGACAGGTATTTGGCGCGAGCGACAAACTGGCCGAATTCCCGCGCGAGAAACCCGTCGGCGCCGAGCACATTGCCCACACGGTATTTCATTCACTCGGCGTCGACGATCTGATGGCGCAGGATCGCGAGGGCCGTCCGTTCCACCTCATGGACAGCGGCTGGCCCCTGACTGAGCTTTTTTAACCGGCTGTTTTTTTAACCCGGCTGCTGTTTTAGACCGGCCACTGCAGGCCACACCTGCATTAATGTCGCGCGGGCGCAAGCGGCACCGTCGCGGGCGTGCAATTAGCGGTGCCGCTTGATTTCAGCTTATCGCGGCGGCGCATTCTTCGGCAGCGATCGCCCCCCGCGTAACCCGGCCGCTTGATCGAGTGCTTCCTGAGCTTCATCCTGACGCTGCACCGTCCGT from Pirellulales bacterium harbors:
- a CDS encoding DUF1501 domain-containing protein; this translates as MHEFRAGHFPIDRRTFLVAGGLGFFGANLANFAAAGSAEGAARPANRKIAKSAIMIWLSGGASHIDTWDMKPAAPLDYRGLFRPVSTSAPGIELCEHLPHLAKQAHHLAIVRSLGDFQRGTGDHHAGYYYNLTGHAPDPSFHRLLNARTPYPTDWPSMASVIAFKRPPHREFPNAITLPQKEGAPEYTRPGQFSARLGIEYDPLFINGTRENPLDFTVPALSLQGDASPERMTSRRQLLAAIDQAQRVAEQSGAVADYRKQQLKAFSLLTSGNTKAAFDLQAEPQAVRDKYGPGINSTSMLLARRLVEVGVPFVTVFWKGDKELDTLCKSGGGWDTHGNNFNCLKDRLLPEFDRPYAALLDDLHQRGMLEETLVIVSSEMGRKPRVGDPRSGGNSGAGRDHWTHCMSVLLAGGGIRGGQVFGASDKLAEFPREKPVGAEHIAHTVFHSLGVDDLMAQDREGRPFHLMDSGWPLTELF